caacaaaatattttcgcattcggaagaggaagttggcgactgaaatggaaataagaacacattgacaccggtgtgtcagacccaccatacttgctccggacactgcgagagggctgtacaagtaatgatcacacgcacggcacagcggacacaccaggaaccgcggtgttggccgtcgaatggcgctagctgcgcagcatttgtgcaccgccgccgtcagtgtcagccagtttgccgtggcatacggagctccatcgcagtctttaacactggtagcatgccgcgacagcgtggacgtgaaccgtatgtgcagttgacggactttgagcgagggcgtatagtgggcatgcgggaggccgggtggacgtaccgccgaattgctcaacacgtggggcgtgaggtctccacagcacatcggtgttgtcgccagtggtcggcggaaggtgcacgtgcccgtcgacctgggaccttgaccgcagcgacgcacggatgcacgccaagaccgtaggatcctacgcagtgccgtaggggaccgcaccgccacttcccagcaaattagggacactgttgctcctggggtatcggcgaggaccattcgcaaccgtctccatgaagctgggctactgtcccacacaccgttaggccgtcttccgctcacgccccaacatcgtgcagtccgcctccagtggtgtcgcgacaggcgtgaatggagggacgaatggagacgtgtcgtcttcagcgatgagagtcgcttctgccttggtgccaatgatggtcgtatgcgtgtttggcgccgtgcaggtgagcgccacaatcaggactgcatacgaccgaggcacacagggccaacacctggcatcatggtgtggggagcgatctcctacactggccgtacaccactggtgatagtcgaggggacactgaatagtgcacggtacatccaaaccgtcatcgaacccatcgttctaccattcctagaccggcaagggaacttgctgttccaacaggacaatgcacgtccgcatgtatcccgtgccacccaacgggctctagaaggtgtaagtcagctaccctggccagcaagatctccgaatctgtcccccattgagcatgtttgggactggatgaagcgtcgtctcacgcggtctgcacgtccagcacgaacgctggtccaactgaggcgccaggtggaaatggcatggcaagccgttccacaggactacatccagcatctctacgatcgtctccatgggagaatagcagcctgcattgctgcgaaaggtggatatacactgtactagtgccgaaattgtgcatgctctgttgcctgtgtctatgtgcctgtggttctgtcagtgtgatcatgtgatgtatctgaccccaggaatgtgtcaataaagtttccccttcctgggacaatgaattcacggtgttcttatttcaatttcctggagtgtagatctcgccgcgacgaaaaacgtctttgctttgacTTCCATccctactcgcgtatcatatctgccacaccctctcccctattacgtgataatacaaaacgagctgccctttttttgcaccctttcgatatcctctgtcagtcccacctgttaaggatcccacaccgcgcagcaatattctaacagaggacgaacgagtgtagtgtaagctgtctctttagtggacttgttgcatcttctcgccttccccacaatattatctatgtggtctttccaactgaagttttcgtaatttttacacccaggtacttagttgaattgacagccttgagaattttactatttatcgagtaatcgaattccaacggatttcttttggaactcatgtggatcacctcacatttttcgttatttagcgtcaattgccacctgccacaccatacagcaatcttttctaaatcgctttgcaactgatactggtcttcggatgaccttactagacggtaaattgcagcatcatctgcgaacaacctaagagaactgctcagattgtcacccaggtcatttatatacatcaggaacagcagaggtcccaggtcgtttccctggggaacacgtgatatcacttcagttttactcgatgatttgccgtctattactacgaactgcgaccttcctgacaggaaatcacgaatccagtcgcacaactgagacgataccccataggcccgcagcttgattagaagtcgcttgtggggaaaggtgtcaagagccttccggaaatctagaaatacggaatcaacttgagatcccctgtccatagcggccattacttcgtgcgaataaagagctagctgcgttgcacaagaacgatgttttctgaaaccatgctgattacgtatcaatagatcgttcccatcgaggtgattcataacgtttgaatacagtatatgctccaaaaccctactgcaaaccgacgtcattacggccagaggtggttgttctgggtactgatttctcaggatctatgcacccaaattgcgtgaaaatgtaatcacatgtcatttttggtataatatgtttgtccaataaatacccgtttatcatctgtatttcttcttggtgtagcaattttaatggccagtagtgtaagtctgcGACCTGCGCTGAAGATGCTATGTGTTTTCCCCACTGCAGGTACTGGTGCTAGCGTCGGTGGTGGGCGTGGCGTGCGGTGGCATCATCGGAGGACACGGGGTGCTGACGGCGGGGTCGCCGCTCGCCGTCGTGGCCAGGGGCCCCGCGCCGGTGGTGAAGGCCGTGGCGGGCACAGACACCGACTTCGACCCCAGCCCGCAGTACAGCTACGCGTACGACATCGCGGACTCGCTGACCGGCGACAACAAGGGCCAGCAGGAGACGCGAGACGGGGACGTGGTGCAGGGCAGCTACACGCTGCTCGAGGCGGACGGCTCGCGCCGCACCGTCGAGTACACGGCGGATCCCGTCAACGGCTTCAACGCCGTCGTGCACCGCGAGGCGGCCGTGGTAGGCGGCAAGGCGGTGGTCGGCCCGCCCGCGGGGGTACAGAAGCCGGTCGGCCCCTTCGGCGTCGCCAAGGTGCCCGCCGCCGTCGGCTTCGCGCCGCTCCACACCCAGGCTTACATCGGCTAGCACCTCCCTCACCTCCTCACCGGTTCGAGCTGTCTCATTTATTACACCCACTCACTGCCGAACAATCATATCTCAAATAAAAATCTTATATCCAAATGTGAGGCTCTTTTTTTCTTAATAACCTAACAGTCAAcgactttctcttccgattgctaAGGTATTTTGTTTacgtgttgcttgaggctttcccgacggacatgtatacagggtgttacaaaaaggtacggccaacctttcaggaaacattcctcacacacaaagaaagaaaatatgttatgtggacatgtgtccggaaacgcttactttccatgttagagctcattttattacttctcttcaaatcaaattaattatggaatgaaaaaacacagcaacagaacgtacaagcgtgacttcaaacactttgttacaggaaatgttcaaaatgtcctccgttagcgaggatacatgcatccaccctccgtcgcatggaatccctgatgcgctgatgcagccctggagaatggcgtattgtatcacagccgtccacaatacgagcacgaagagtctctacatttggtaccggggttacgtagacaagatctttcaaatgccctcataaatgaaagtcaagagggttgaagtcaggagagcgtggaggccatggaattggtccgcctctaccaatccatcggtcaccgaatctgttgttgagaagcgtacgaacacttcgactgaaatgtgctggagctctatcgtgcatgaagcacatgttgtgtcgtacttgtaaaggcacatgttctagcagcacaggtagagtatcccgaatgaaatcatggcggtgaatcgaggaagtacagtacatactgacgaaactaaaatgagctctaacatcggaattaagcgtttccggacacatgtccacataacatcttttctttatttgtatgtgaggaatgtttcctgaaagtttgtccgtacctttttgtaacaccctgtatatggttctcgggcgagacgtcggatgtcatagtgaaaactccacaatatttcttcagcgcaactggccgacatcttcaggtgcgacgaacacacagCTAAGGCAGGACCAAAGCCCCCTATTTAataaatagggggctctggtcttgtcttagcagtgtgttcgtcgcacctgaagatgtcggccagttgcgctgaagaaatattgtggagttttcactatatcagacgtctcgcccgagaaccatatatattTTGTTTACCTCCAACTGCATCGAAAGAAATGACcatctcgataaaataagagaaatcagagcttgcgccGAAAGATTAACATGCTCATTTACTCCATgcgatattcgagagtggaacggcagagaaatagtctgTAAAGGGATATGTGAACTCTTTGCCAAATTCTTCACGTGTAACTGGAAGCTTGTCACTGGGTCAAGTGAAGATATTTATTGCAGTCTATTGTCACATTTATCTATGCTTTCGCGTGTCGCTTTAAGGATCCAGACAAACTGCCCAATGAAaaatgaacttaaaaatgcataGCTATTCCGAATTTTATGAAGACAGTTTATAGACACACGCCGCCAAATACATCTTGAAACAGTTACGCCGCCACGGCGTTTACATCGGTCGATGAGACCAGCTCAGCACCGGAGTTCAACAACACGCTGTCCCTGTTTCAGAGCCATGAAAAACAACGCCGTGGGATAGAATACTTGCAAAAGATGGGCACTAATAAACGAGGTAGAGGAAAACTTGTTCCATATGTGAACTACGAGGTTCTCTTCCGTTCTAGTTTTAATTCTACTCATTGACCACAATTTAACTTTGTAGCTGTTTTGTTTTAACACATTGATTTCATCTTCTTGAAGTGCCACATATAGAGGGCAACACCTCCTAACATGttctcaaaatcgttcaaatggctctcagcactattggacttaacatgtcttcaatccactagaacttagaactacttaaacctacctaaccttaggacatcacacacatccatgcccgaggcaggattcgaacctgcgaccgtagcagtcacgaggttccagactgaagcgcctagaaccgctcggccacagaggccgggtaACATGTTGTCCCTCACTTCTTTGTAATTCCTGACTTTGTATTGTGTGTGCATTAAAGACGTATGAAAGGTGCGCACTGCACATATacagtcatgttcagaaaaaacagaacaccttgaacgactagaggtaggacgCTCATAAtcaaaggacatgtacattagtatgttccgcagaaatgattagcatttctgataacgacatgattattagagtaGATGCACTAAATAGCAGCTGCCTGGTGCATCTACTCTAATAATTATGCCGTTATCAGCCATGCGTTATGCTCCTGGCCCTAAAGAAGGAGAATTGATTAACATTTCGCGGaactttgtgaccgagcggttctaggcgcttgtctggaacggcgctgctgctacggtagcaggttcgaatcctgccccggtcatggatgtgcgtgatgtccttaggttagttaggtttaagtagttctaagtctaggggactgatcgtaACACTGCGCTaatgcacacgatactctttaaagcctgtactatggtaagttgacgggcttcaccttaagagaaaggatttttgtatagattttgaccgcgtgtacctgaatggaggcaaatcagacgtacacccactcagtaataacaatgatacgtcaagcaattccggagtgcaaccacacgttaggacggacaagaaacaacacagcagatgctaccaaattgttaataatacggtcgccagcctaattaggcattaactgagtagtttcttccctgtacaagttggtgtacgttcatatggtaaattttagaaccagaaaatctactgaactaataatttcactttccgtactaatatggacaagccataaatacacaacaatacactataatgtttactacaaacttcgtactgtctattgatctgattaaaatcgggcataggttaccctagaaatagcactttccaaacacacatacaatgtcaattttgaaaaaggtaaaacacagataaattttggttttgtattgactttaactttgctggtcaaatcagttcagtacacttcagaattcaaatgaatagaaaagaaaagggggggagggggaccctgaaactgttatgatcactgtattgaaaattttgattattgacatcattaagcactcaagatttccaatatatgagttactactctttttgtcttatttccattgtttctgcctcaaaataattaaacttcattactaattcaatttcaaaattatcttccaactttctcAGACCTTTGTtgtttacctatatattcattaacaacaaagttctttaaacatcattctaacatggataggtctgcaggtaattattattaacataaactttaaatcttcatttcgggacactcggattgcacaacatgtggaaaggaccctgtctaggttagttgtgaggatagttaactgataggacagttctggtaaaatttaagttgttattgaacagtatggaacaaaagtaacactggtccacacgaatacagtactaaaagtttcaacctgttcgtatcgatgtggcggttggcgggcggcgagatggcgagaggcacagagcacacatacaatcagagcaatggctcttgatgtatcggcactttgcttcttcttagcgtcgcaatacttttccgtttagcgcctatggaatattgccatgctgtataggcgtcggaaacggcacatccgaggctcaacgaaatcacgttttccaggagagcctcctcgatccagaacgtgtttctcagaccgatgcccaactccgactactactgctgagcccgttatgccgtgcagcgcccgtgtgcattttcccgcgcccGTCTgacatccaccttttaccgctcccctacagacagggtattcaccaaaggttttgcattctacatatcctaatacactgcctacgtatggaccaggcgcacaattacaactttaacatcttacaacagtttcaacatttcttacatatcaattttgttataatattgcttgcaatttgacataaacattaatattcacatcgaaaattgtttacagtttctttaacataatgacatgaaacaaaaaaaaaaagaaatgaaatcagaacatcgattacactaatttatcgaaaatcagaagaaaaatttataTGT
This portion of the Schistocerca serialis cubense isolate TAMUIC-IGC-003099 chromosome 3, iqSchSeri2.2, whole genome shotgun sequence genome encodes:
- the LOC126471324 gene encoding larval cuticle protein A2B-like encodes the protein MAYKVLVLASVVGVACGGIIGGHGVLTAGSPLAVVARGPAPVVKAVAGTDTDFDPSPQYSYAYDIADSLTGDNKGQQETRDGDVVQGSYTLLEADGSRRTVEYTADPVNGFNAVVHREAAVVGGKAVVGPPAGVQKPVGPFGVAKVPAAVGFAPLHTQAYIG